The DNA sequence AGCGCCCACGAGGGGCCGCACGAGTCGGGTTTgcccagcagaaagcagagcgGGCAGGGAGGGCCCGGCCATGGCCCTGTGATGTTGGAGCCCCTTTGGAAGGAAACAAagctctgctcctcctcacaACAGCGCAGAGAAGGCCAGGTGAGATCTCAGCAAAGTCCATTTGTGTCCATCTCCAAAATCAGGCATTTCATGAGGCTGTAACCTGCTGTCCGTGTGGTGCCTGCTGGCCGTCAGGAGCAGCCATGCACAcaaactgcagcacagagaTGAAGCACAGCACGCCAGGGGCACCAGAGCAAGGTGCAGGACCCTAAGATGTGCTCTCATCACTTCTTCTGGCGCCCTTGAGGCCTGCTGCTTTGGCCCACCGCCCCGTGCTGCCACGAGGAACCCCACGCAGCCACCGCAGCTCCAGCGGCTTCCTCAGAAGCATCCTCAGAGTCCACTCTGGTGCCTCTGAAATCACGGAAAGGGCAGAGATTTAAAGTTACTTGAAATAAATTGGTTATGTGCTGGGGTGATCTTCTTCATGGCAGCCCTCTGCAGGACACAGAGAAACTGACTTCTTTTAAGGCAGCTGCTATGACCACCAAACACTGGGCGAGTAGCCAAGGAGCCAAGAATGACACGTCCAGCCTTGTCTCATTTCTCAAGGCTGGGCAAAGATGACcctttctcatttgttttctgagcAAGACGTTAGCTGGACAGAGTTCCAACTAAATGCACCAGGTCTCTGGGAGTCCTCAGCCCTGAAGACTGGAGAAGGATGAGAGGGACAGGACAAGATGCTGACTATACTCTTCTTTTCCAAGTCGAAGCAGGCACTTCTACAGTGCTGTGGAAGAAATTTCAGCTCATACACCGAGTGTATGCACCAGGCTGGAACCCAGATGGGCAAATACTCAGACtcggttttgttttgctgaaacCTCCTCAGCAGTGAAAACAATGGGATTTAGCACAGGCTAATTTGGTGCTGGCAGACCAGAAAGCCATGCCAGAACCCATCTAACCATTAAGTATTTATGCTCCAGTATTCCTACAACTGAAAATTAGACTGGGAATTGCGTTAAGGCAACATCAAAAGAGGCAGCAGAATTAAGTCAGGTGGCTTAATGCCCATATCCAAGCATGGCTGGATCCTTCCTTACCCAACACTAATGCAGGCACTGTCACCATTGCAGTACAACCTGTGGGCAGGTGGCAAAGCTGTCTGTGGGCATTGGGCAAAACCAAGCACTTCTGTTTGTTTCAGGAACTAGATCATCCTAGTATTACCAAAGAGCAGCCAAAAGACAGCTCATCCCCCTCTAGAAGTGACTCTTTCAGTGACTACCCTCAAGAACCTCGGTGCATTGCACACTGTTCAGTAATACAAATCTCTGTGTTTGGTTGCAGGACTCCTCTTGGGGAAAATGGGCGAGCGAGGAGCCCCGCTAGTTAACGTGTGCCAGTGTCTGAATGAAGCAGTTATGAAAATTGTCTCGATGGCAGTCTggtaaatctgtttttaatcaATTCAGTTCTTTCCTTACCTGCTAGTTAATGATGGTGCCAGCCATACATATGTCTACAAATATCTACTGTGAGCACTGTACTTATTTTTAGTGTGACTGCATCATAGAGTACCAAATACTGTAATGACCGTGGTGTAGTGCTTCAGTAATTGCTTGATCCCCATAAATAAGTACTCATGCTTATTCTTTGCAGGTACTTCCCCTTTGGCATTGTATTTCTCATTGCTGGAAAGATTCTGGAGATGGAAGATCCCTCGGTTATAGGACAGAAGCTGGGACTATATGCCATTACAGTAGTGTCAGGGCTGGTCATCCACGGACTTTTTCTCTTACCTCTGCTTTTTATGCTCATCACCAGGAAAAACCCCTTTGCTTTCATCAAGGGAATACTGCAAGCCTTGCTGATTGCCTTAGCTACATCCTCCAGGTAAGAAAGCATGGCCAAAATTTGCCGGTACAGCTGGAAGGGCTCTGGCTTAGCTGTGGGAGACCTGGCTGCGCGTACGGCTGGCCATACTGCAGAATAGATGCAATTAACACATAAAAGAGAAATCATGCTCCAGCACTATTCGAAAACCCAGAACAGGGTTTCTGTAGGTGCTTTATAAAGCAGTGCATGGTTATGAGTTTGgattttaattgaaaacatcaaaaacactTCTGGATACTTTACTGAAAACCTCAGTCAACTCCTGTGTATACCAAGCTCCTCCAAAGgaaagttttgtttattttgataaGGTTTTATAattgtaaataatttttctatctttaatttttattgcaaAACATTCTTTGAAACAATGAAGAAGCTGTACATCAGAAACTACCATCCTTTCTGAAAGACGCACAAACCAGAACATTTTCTCAGAAAGCATTAGGCCAAGTGAAGTTTTCCTGCCCTCCCTGACATCAATGCTGTACACGAGCTCAGTAAAACCACAGAGGAccgtccctccctgccctgacCCCTGTCTCTGCACACTGGTGTAGACAACCCTCTCTCGTCCAGCATGGGGGCCCCCATCCCTGTTTCCCTCGGAAGCATCTCCTGTAGCCACCACCGTCCTGCCAGGCACAGGGCCCTGGCAAAACCCCGAGGTTGACACGGGattcctgcagcaccagcaccatgCTGGGACCTTTCCCTGCAGAGATGGGCTGCcacgagcagctgctgctctccagccagtGTGCAAGCTGAGGGGCTGTTGTGTAGGGGCTGGTGGGAGAGCTTTGTCCTCGTCCTGCCATCCGCTCTAGGGATTGTGTGCATCTGTGATACACCCTGCACACATTGGAAAAGCAGCGCCTGCCTTGAAGAGTCAATCGCAGTCCCATCGGCTTCTTTTCCATGTTCATTTTCCATCTTTCATTctgtcctcttcctccccatccttatcCTGACTCCCACCATACAGCTCACGTCTGTGTGCTCAACAGAAACGAGCACAAGTTCAGTGGGGTGGTACTGGGCAGCACTGGGCAGCACTGGGTGACACTGGTGCAGCTGCTCCCCGCTGCACACTGGGGCCGAACCAGGGCTGAAGGAGCCCCGTGGGGGCTGGGGTGGGCACTTCTGCTTCGTACAAATGTCCAGGTGTTGTGGGATAAATGTGGGGAGCGGGGATTACAACAAACAGCCAGAACCCATGCACAAAGCTCTCCGTAGTGTGATGCCTTCAGAcaccaaaatgattttttgagTTTATTCCGTTGGTACTGCAGGCTGATGACAGACAGTGTCTAACTCCTTGGCTAATTGTGTATTCCCCAGGCAGATGAAGAAATGCAGAGCAATTCGTGTAACAGTGCTGCTGCACTTACCCCAGGAGGACTTATGTTTGTATACCGTTAGGCTGCAGACAGCAGCGTGCTCAACACggaaaacaattatttatcaTTTCTTCTCCCGCAGCTCAGCAACCTTGCCCATCACCCTCAAGTGTCTTCTGGAAAACAACGGGATAGACAGGCGCGTGGCACGCTTCGTCCTGCCGGTCGGGGCCACCATCAACATGGACGGCACGGCGCTGTACGAAGCAGTCGCTGCTATCTTTATCGCTCAGGTCAACGAGTACGACTTGGACTTGGGACAAATCATAACAATAAGGTAAATGTTTATTTGCAGCAGTCAAATTAGTTCTCCGTTCTTATAGATATGAGACCAGTATCTCACCCCTTATCCAGTGATTTGGCTGAGAccaccccagctgctgcagccagtggGTGACAGCGGGGCTGCCACGcctgggcagtgtgatgccatcGAGGAGCTGTACCAGCACAGGGGTGCACTGGTGTAATATATTCTCCTTCAGGAATACCCTCATTTAAtgagcaagggaaaaaaagcatctaCCTAAAAATAAGTACAATTTCACATATGAAGCCATTCCAGGGAGGGGCTGCCTACGCTGGAAGGCAGAGGGCTGCTTTCAGCACAAGGTGCGTGCCCACAGCCGGGGCCCTGGACAGtagcagggcaggaggtgaaGCATTGCAGCTGCAACCCCCCAGGATGGGGCTGCCCCCAGGAACCAAGTGGCCCCCGTGCTGGAGCCTGTCCTCACCTTTCGGAGCTCGCCCTGGTCCATTCCAGCACAGAGCTAGAAGGAAACACTGGCACAGGGGGTCAGGACAGGCAAGCAAATTGTACAAGTGTGCAGGTGACTGCAATGGGAGCCTGAGAAGCAGAATTCCTTACAGTGAGATCTCAGAATAACTGGAAGTGATCTTTCTTGGCCAACAAAGTGTttcaggtcctgtcactgtatCATACAGAATGATATAATGAGGAcgagattatttttattattaacataTATAACTTATGCAACACCTCAttccttcaaagaaaaaaaaaaaaaaaaaaagcagcttttttggTGGCACCAATTCTGCAGCCTTCCTCTCTCTGCAGCATAACAGCGACAGCAGCGAGCATAGGGGCGGCTGGGATCCCCCAGTCGGGGCTCGTCACGATGGTCATCGTGCTGACGTCCGTGGGGCTGCCGACCGCCGACATCACGCTCATCGTGGCCGTGGACTGGGCGCTGTAAGTCTCCCAGAGGTGATGCTGCGGGCTGGTGCTAGCGGCAGCTGATAGTGGGGACGTGTTTGGGTTTCCTGGAGCAGCTCTAGCAGAGGTAACAGAGGTTATGGGATCACACACAAGGTCAGGAGCCAAGTGTAAGATTCCTCGTTTTCCCATTATTTTCCTGAAACAGCCTAAGATAATGACAGGTAAAAGTCTCTTAAATGATTGAGTTAAGGTGTTTCTGTTCTGAGGTGCCCGCTGCACTCTGTTGCCTCCTTAGGGACTGTACTCAGAAGCAGTGATGAAATTACCCCATGCAAGATACAAACTtgcgccttttttttttttttaatctaaatccTTATCAGATTGTACCCCAAATTTTTGCTAAGTCgcaagtgaaaaacaaacaaaacccccctctgaaatattgaaatatcTAGGTATGCATGTATACTTTCACGAGATGGAAAGGATTCCACTTTCCTCCATAACAAGACGTAGAAAAGGAGGGAAGCAGACACATATTGTTGTCTTCATAAATGTTACCGTGTAAGGCTGCTAGTTGATGTATTCCCTAGAAATACCTCAAGTCCCAGCCTCCTCCAAGCTGTCCATTCTGTGAGCAAAGGAGGATGGACAGCACGAGACTGAAAGCGGTTTGTCGGACAGGTAAGTGTGGGAAGGTTCAGTGGTCACTGCTTTGGTGGAACATCTCCCTGCGAGATGAACGAGGCTGCAGGAAGGTCTCTGGCTTCATACGAGGAGAAATGAAAACCAGCCAGAAGGGTGCTAACAACAATAGAGACAGAAGGGGTGGAAGCATAAAATTGTTTAGGACAAAAGCATGATCTTTAGGATAAAATTAACTGATACAAACCATAAGCCACTTGGAAATATTTGCAGAGTATGTGCTCATCCAGGTTTCCATTTTTATTCCTAAAACATGGGATTTTTCATAATTAGGAAATAGAGAGGACAGAGAGATAGACTAGGGATAGATAAGAGGGATGGGATAGATGTTTAAaaggtaaaaaggaaaaaaaaaagtgatctgaGATGCTTACTGATTGTCAGAACAGAACAGTAAAAAGGTAAAGTATGAGCTGGTTGTGACACTAAATCATAGAAGAAAATCAGGGGCCCCTTCATGAATAGATATAatagtgggggaaaaaaaaaaaaaaaaagttgcattcaATAGGCAACTTACATCTTACAAGCCATCTGTCACCAGAACTAAAACATCACTGGAGTTTCTAAAAGTAAGGATGACATTTTCAAAGGATTGCATCCAACGCCAAGGTCTGTCTTCCAGGGAGGTAGTCCTCGCCTTGGTGGATGAAGACCAGATTGATGTTGAGACAAAATACGATGCCTGATAACACTTAGCATAACATATGCATTCACGAAATGTAGCATTTAAAAGTAGTACggaaaaaatgaagcaagttACGTAGGTGACAAAAACATACAGCGTAGTTACTGACTTTTAAGGAACTGATGCATGGGTTGCTGGTTTGGTCTTCACAGCCATCCTGTAGAGAGGGAACAGCACAGGTATCACGGCTGCTTTTCTCATTCTTACACTCACAAGAAGTTTAACTTTTCAGGTGGAAGTTGTTGCATCAGAACAAAATGTCAGCTACATCTTTGAGCATCACAGGGCACCAGTAGTATCACCTACAGTAACGCTGCCGGCACTTCCTACTGACATGACAAGAACTCGCCTTAGGGCTGGACAAACACAATTTCATCCCCAAGTGTCACCTTAAATAGTTTTGTGGCTCAGGGGGCTCATgcagattttgaaggaaaatgcaCGATGCACCAGTTTTGGTAGCAGCGCAGCCACCCCTACACGCTAGAGATGAGTGTGATGAGATGCTAGTACCGATTTCTTGCTGTATTTGCACAGGGCCAAGGGCAATACCCCATTTGTCTTAGCTAGTTCTTATCAAGAATAATGGTAGAGGTGTCAGGGATGGGGGTTCACCTTCCAAAGCCATAAAAGACCACAGCCACTCTGGCCGTGGCCACCAACTGCAGCCTCACAGCTTTCTCTCTTCTAGGGACCGATTCCGAACTATGACCAACGTCCTCGGAGATGCTCTGGCTGCTGGCATCATACAACACATCTGCGAGAAAGACTTTGCCCCAAAGCCCCCTAAGGTAGGTACAGCTTGTCTGGGAGAGCAGGTGAACACAGGACACATCAGGGCTAGAGACAGACACAAGGGAAGTACTcagttaggaaaataaaacggcattttgttccttttgcaGCAAGATCCAGTGAGCAACACAGAGAAGTTTCCTTCTGCAGAGACCTCACTTCTGCATCCCAAAGACAACGTGATTGAGCTGATTGAAGAAAGTTTGTTTGATCAGACAGGAGTTCACTACAACATCTGTCAAGTGTAGATCACAGCATTCCCATGCCCAGGATGGGATCTCGGTGCTAAACTGATGCATATGGATGTTCTGCAAGACGAAGGCCTTACTTGGCACAAAAAGTAGAAACATCCTCTACACTTTGAAGACTTTGGGACTCTCCAATGAGCAGAGCCCGCTGCTTGTACGGGAGGATATGGCTAGACTGGCTGTTCTGTATAAAGCAGCTGGGATTTGAAGGTTTTATTCCACACATTTTCCCAAGCCCAGTTCTCTTCCAAAGTTAGGGAGGAGAGCAGGTACTGGGAAGTGGGAACTAGACTGGATTAGAAAGTAACAGAGATGGGAAAACAATCGGACACCTTACATCGGCAGCCTTTATCTGCTGTCCAGGCTGCATGCTGtaaggctttattttctttaatatattttttaaaatctttttttattaatatatatacactaaaCATATTACATACTACTATACTATATAAAGTTCTCATCTAAAAACCTATGTGTACTTTTTGTCCAGATCTCAAAATTAAAGCTGAACATAACGGGATTTTCCAGCCATTACACAAACAGAGAAGAGCTGGTTGGAGCATTTCACTTCCAGTGCCAGAGAGATTCATTTCAGCTGCCAGGACGGAAGGGCCAGCTGTACGTGTATTTTTACCGGCTGTCTTATTATAGTGAAACTAATTGACCAACCCAGTTGCAACCATGTTGGTTTTCCAGCTAAGGATCTGTTCCCAAGTTCAAATTTCCATTCCAATTACAGCCTTAAAGCACAGGCTTCCAAGAGCAGCCTTCTCCACAAAAGCCTTTTACACAACTGATTTATGTTGCTGAATTCATTCGCTTCTTGCAATGTCCTCTCATGCCTTTTCCCCCTGGGTTTGTCATTACTGCCACAGCACGAGGCTCATGGAAGCAGCCTAAATGCAGACCAACATCACTTACTTTCTCCAGAAGGCAACACTGGGCCCAACTCACAGGGAAATTGATGAGAATGCTCCCAAGGCTCAGATAAAGCCAGAGGAGACCCAGAGAGCAGCGAACAGGGCCGTGGGGcatgcccagcacagccccttgcAGCGACTTTGTGCAATCTCCAGGCAGAATCACTGTCAATGAAGCTGGAGGTACTGCTGTCCACTTTGGCATTTCTTACCCTTCACTCCTAGGTTAGTTTTGTACCCTCCTATACATTTAATGTCCAACTCCTCTTCAGTAGGGGCAGTCGTGGGGTCAGAAACCCACACCCCAAACCAAGGGAACCCTGCAGCTTCCCAGGTCACCCCTCCACGATCAGACGGTCGCATCGTGCCCACCAACACTCAGCACTGCCGTCTATTAGGGGCGCTCTGCAAACTGTTCATCTGTCCCTGGAGCAGGTTTGGGCACACAAAAATCCAGGGTCGGAGGCACTGCAAACACAAGGGAGGCTGTGGGCTGCAGGTGCCCGTGCCCTGATCAGTCCCACGCAGAGAGCTGGGTGCCCCAAGCCACGCACAGAGGAACGGGTGCTTTGGGAGCACCCTGCCTCCATGCACTGCAGTCCTACCCCAAATGACATAAAGCAGGGCATCCTCATGCTCACCACAGCTGAAAGAACACATCATTACTGACAAAACTGAATATTACACCTTAGAAGTACATCCAGAACTGGCAGAGTAAGCGGAAACCTGCATGGTTTGCCTCTGAACCTGCAAGTATTGGGATTTGTTTCCATGGTCACTACTGGGGTCCCTCAAGgttccattttagggccagtcctcttcaacatttttataaatgattcgGATGTAGGACTcaaaggtgttttgagcaaacttgctgatgacaccaaacttggaggagttgtggacttggctgagggtggaaaggccttgcagagagatttgGACAGACCGGAGCTCtgcgatcaccaaccacatgaagtttaccaaaagcaagtgctgggtcctgcacctgggatggggcaaccctggttatGCATagagactgggcgatgagacgctggagagcagccccgcagagagggatctgggggttgtggttgacagcaagttgaatatgagccagcagtgtgccctggcagccaggagggccaactgcaccctggggtgcatcaagcacggcatcgctagttggttgaaggaggtgattgtcccgcacTGCTCCGcgctgtgcggcctcacctcgagtactgtgtgcagttctgggcaccacagtacaaaaaagacatgaaactgttggagagtgtccagagaagggcgacgaagatggtgaagggcctagaggggaagacgtacgaggagtggctgagggctctgggcctgttcagcctggaatcagcagtgacaggacccatgggaatggtgttaagctgaggctgGGCAGggttaggctggacatcaggaagaggttcttcaccgagagggtggctgcacactggaacaggctccccagggaagtggtcactgcaccgagcctgtctgaatttaaaaagcgattggactgtgcacttagtcacatggtctaaaattttgggtagacctgtgtggtgccaggagttggagtcgatgatccttatgggtctcTTCCAGCTCGGGAAATTCTATGACTATGATTTGTCAAGCATCAGTAACATCTCCTGCTATCTGGTGATAGCTGTTTTATTGGATAAGCTCCAGTTCTGAAATCAGCAGCAAGGACATTGTTTTACcagtgttaaaaacaaacaaacaaacaaacaaacaaaaacagtatagGAGAGCATTAACAGTCCAGCagtcttaaaaagaaaactgggaGCCAATGGCCAAGGACAGTGGATGTAGTCAGTGCCCCTCTAACAGGAcgaaacagggaaaataattcaaatgttTCTGGCAGTCTGATGGCCACCTGAAGCCACCAATACTGGTGTGGAAAAGCCACAGGCAGCAAAGGACAATGCATCCTCTTCAGCGCTGCAAAGAGGCACAACCAACTTAATACATTCCAACAGGAACAAACTGTGGATAAATTTAGGAAACAGTTACTAACTGCCTGAGTTGAGCTGCTAGCAAGGCACCCACTGCCTCTGGCGTCCTTGGGATGGTACCGTCCCAATTCCACTTGTACTTTCAATAAACTGCTGCTGGGGGACATTTATTCATTTCTAGCTGTTCAGTAGGGAACGACAGCCTTCATTTGCCAAAGCTGAATGCAGGCAGGCATCCATCGAACCCCAAAATGTCAGCAAGACTTTAGGCATACAGAGCAATGCCAGTACCTCCCAAAAATCCTGGCACAAAAGCCATCTATTTGGCTACATGAGCTTTGTTGAGGGAATAAATTCCACCAGTGGGTTTGGGGAATTTGAGGATGTGACTCACAATAAACACTGAGCTTAGTCAAATGTTTCATCAGTCTGACCCTTCAGCTTGAGTTAAATCCTTACCCAAGAAAATTTCTTCCTACAGTCCATGACGGGGCTGCCTCGATCTTAACAACGGGCTGCCCTCCTGTTCTCACTATTAGCTGTTTTCTAGAGcaggaattatttttacatttctgaatttATAAAATAGTCCTGAGTTTTGATTGTGGAGCTtcattttatatcatttttacattttttttaggatttaaGAGAAGTGACATAATAGTGGCATAGCAAATAATGATCCAGACAGTACAGAGTCAGCAGAGAGCGCTGCCacctgttttttccttcttccagatCAGAATGTACTTTGGTTTGCCTTTTACtgaaactaaaaaacaaaataactcaACATTGTAGCACATGgcaaaataaagttaaaataaaagatgtgaaaagcagacaaaaaaaaattaaatagtatCAGTTTCAAAATTACCCCATGGAAGTTTTCTAGGATAACTTTTTGAAAATTCCATTCCACCAGAAGTTTCAAAAGTCTTTATTTAAGCCTATTAAAACAACAGCTCTCTCTCTAAAAAATTTCCAAGCAGTTCTAAGTGACATGTGGGTTAATTTAAACTATAAATTAGCAGCATGTAGCCTACCCAAACAACTCCTTTTAGGAGTAAATGTCTCCCTCATGAACGTGTGGTCAGACTTCTCTGTCTTTGCCTCTTGCTATGTCCTAAGAGACTTTTACCTGTTGTCTGCCTCACACCTGTCACTGTAGGCACTTATTTCCTTGtggaatttttcattttgtctcaCGTGCTGACAGACTTTCTAGAAACTATGAATAATTCATT is a window from the Anas platyrhynchos isolate ZD024472 breed Pekin duck chromosome 29, IASCAAS_PekinDuck_T2T, whole genome shotgun sequence genome containing:
- the LOC101804150 gene encoding excitatory amino acid transporter 5-like isoform X2, encoding MWDRVRKALLASLSMSSMRLWKWVRAFWSKNGLLTLSMLSVATGCLLGFLLRALELTELEKQYFSFPGELLMRMLKMLILPLITSSLMSGLATMDSRACGKMGVITITYYLWTTFMAVTTGIILVVSIHPGAAAQKEDYSVGKAVLSSADALLDLIRNMFPSNLIEASFQQYRTVLVPVVKSPGFPKIPGKSLSFIYFAPDDENPEIHHPVFLELTPSPEMTYRTLPGTSNEMNVLGIVIFSATIGLLLGKMGERGAPLVNVCQCLNEAVMKIVSMAVWYFPFGIVFLIAGKILEMEDPSVIGQKLGLYAITVVSGLVIHGLFLLPLLFMLITRKNPFAFIKGILQALLIALATSSSSATLPITLKCLLENNGIDRRVARFVLPVGATINMDGTALYEAVAAIFIAQVNEYDLDLGQIITISITATAASIGAAGIPQSGLVTMVIVLTSVGLPTADITLIVAVDWALDRFRTMTNVLGDALAAGIIQHICEKDFAPKPPKVGTAYPVSNTEKFPSAETSLLHPKDNVIELIEESLFDQTGVHYNICQV
- the LOC101804150 gene encoding excitatory amino acid transporter 5-like isoform X1, with the protein product MWDRVRKALLASLSMSSMRLWKWVRAFWSKNGLLTLSMLSVATGCLLGFLLRALELTELEKQYFSFPGELLMRMLKMLILPLITSSLMSGLATMDSRACGKMGVITITYYLWTTFMAVTTGIILVVSIHPGAAAQKEDYSVGKAVLSSADALLDLIRNMFPSNLIEASFQQYRTVLVPVVKSPGFPKIPGKSLSFIYFAPDDENPEIHHPVFLELTPSPEMTYRTLPGTSNEMNVLGIVIFSATIGLLLGKMGERGAPLVNVCQCLNEAVMKIVSMAVWYFPFGIVFLIAGKILEMEDPSVIGQKLGLYAITVVSGLVIHGLFLLPLLFMLITRKNPFAFIKGILQALLIALATSSSSATLPITLKCLLENNGIDRRVARFVLPVGATINMDGTALYEAVAAIFIAQVNEYDLDLGQIITISITATAASIGAAGIPQSGLVTMVIVLTSVGLPTADITLIVAVDWALDRFRTMTNVLGDALAAGIIQHICEKDFAPKPPKQDPVSNTEKFPSAETSLLHPKDNVIELIEESLFDQTGVHYNICQV